The stretch of DNA AGTTCGTCAGCACATCTTGCAAGCTGCGACGTGAATTAACGCAGCGGCTATAAATGTCGATGCAAGTGCTTTTGCGGGGGAACCGGGTCTCGGCCGATGCGAGATCCAATTCCGTACGGAGGACGTTGATCAAATCCTCGGAGTCACTGCGGTCGTGGACGGTGAATTCCGGTTCTAAACCGATCGAGCGACCATGCATCCGTAGCAGTCGTGCTGCGACCGCGTGAAAAGTGCCGCCCCAGAGTTGTTTTCCGCTGTACTTGCCAACCCGCGCGCCGCGTTTTTCGGAGAGATGATTCAATTGCCGCAAAATGCCGTCCACGCGGCGGACCATTTCGCCGGCGGCGCGGCGGGTGAAAGTCAGCAGCAAAATCCGCGCCGGATTCACGCCATCGGCGATCAGATGCGCCACCCGGTGGGCCAGGGTGGTGGTCTTGCCCGTTCCGGCACCGGCGACAATCAACAACGGATCACGGCCATGCACGGCGGCGCTGCGTTGTTGCTCGTTGAGTGTACTTAAGATTTCGTCGATGACCGGCGTCGGTTCCATCGTGCTGCTGTGCTCCCTTCCCTGCGAGACGGTTCATCCGCCGCGGCTTGTAGGGCTATGATGACCGATGCGGTGGATGATGGGAAGCGCAGCACGGTGGAATTCCACCTCGTTCCCAAGCTCCCGCTTGGGAACGCACCTAACAGCTTGTTAAAAAAAGGGTGCCACGGGCGGCTTGTCCGCCAGTGTAGAACGTGTGACCTGTGAAACACTGCTGGACAAGCCCACAACTGTCCGGTTTAATTCTTCGGTTCTTGTCGTAACTCTCTATGAAATTCAACACTTTCGGCAATTTTCAGGCGCGCACGACTTCAACTCACGGGGGTGATGTCGCCATCCTTTTTGTTCTCTCTGGCAAAAAGGAGCCGCGTAATGTTCGAAGGTCAGATGGTGTTTCCACAACTGTTGGCGTTTCTCCCGCGACGGATATTGGACAATTGCGTGCGACGCTATCACGGCAACAAACGTGTTCGTGCGTTGTCGTGTCGCGATCAGTTTTTGGCCATGATGTTTGCGCAATTGACCGCGCGGGAAAGTTTGCGCGATATCGAAATCTGCCTCACCGCCGTACAGTCGAAACTGTTTCATGCCGGGTTTCGCGGGCCCATCAAACGCAGCACGTTGGCCGATGCCAATCGCCTCAGAGATTGGCGGATCTGGCAGGACTTGGGATTGGCTTTGATCGACCGGGCGCGACAACTGTACGCCGCCGACCCGTTGCCCAGCGAGTTGCAAACCGCTGCCTACGCGTTGGACGCCACGGTTCTCAATCTTTCGCTGACGTTGTTTCCTTGGGCTCCTTCGCAGCGCGACAAAGCGGCGATCAAACTGCACACGCTGCTCGACCTGCGAGGCAATATCCCCTGTTTTTTGCGGATTTCGGGCACAAGAACTCGCGACTGCGCGATGCTCGACGAAGTGCCCGTCGAAGCCGGATCGCTGTACGTGATGGATCGCGACTACAACGATTACGGCCGTTTGCACCGGCTTCATCAAGCGGGAGCGTTCTTCCTGGTGCGGGCCAAAAGCAATCTCACCTACCGCCGCCAGAGATCGCAAACCGTGGATCGCACGACGGGATTGCGGAGCGATCAAATCATTCTGCTCAAAGACCGCCGAACGTTTCGGAAGTATCCCGACCGCCTGCGTCGCATCACATTTTTCAATGCCGAGACGCGCCGCCGTTTTGTTTTCATTGGCAATCATTTTTTGCTTTCGGCAGCCGACCTGGTGGAGTTGTATTGGCGGCGTTGGGACATCGAACTGTTTTTCAAATGGGTCAAACAACATCTGCGAATCAAACACTTTGTGGGCAATACTCCCAACGCAGTGCGGACACAAATCTGGATTGCAGTGAGCACTTATGTGCTCGTCGCCATCCTCCGCCGAGAATTGCGGATCGAACGGACGATGTCCGAAATCTTACAGATTCTGAGCGTCACAATTTTCGAGAAAACCCCTATAAAAACAGTGTTAAACGAGATTCAGTTTCAATCCCAGGTACGGCAAAACCATAAACAGTTATCATTGTTCGACTTATAACCGGACAGTTGTGGGACAAGCCAGCAGTGGCACCCAACATCTTGGATGCTATTGGTTTTTCAACGGGCACCTAAGCGAAACTCTGTTTCGCTCGTCCACGTAACAACAGACCATCTCATGGTAGCGTCTCGAAGCGGAGCTTCGAGAAATTGGGTTCCCAAACTGGAGTTTGGGAACCAGGGTATGGAAAGATTACCGCTGTGGGCGTACTATGGCCGTGTCGACTTGAAAACCTCAATTGCTATGAAAATCCTCATCACTGCCGGCCCCACGCGGGAATACCTGGATGACGTCCGCTTTCTGTCGAATGCCAGCAGCGGGCGGATGGGGTATGCCATTGCGCAAGCGGCAATTGACGCCGGACATGAGGTGGTGCTGGTCAGCGGACCAGTGGCCTTGCCGGTTCCGGCGGGGTGTGAGTTAGTTTCGGTCGAAGGAACGCGAGACATGTACGACGCTTGTCTCGCTCGATTTGCCGAATGCGACGGGGTGATCGCTGCCGCGGCGGTTTGTGATTATGGGCCGCGGGAACGGACCTCAGGAAAACGGATCAAAACCGGCCAATCGATTACGATCGAGTTGGTGGAAATGCCCGACATCATTGCCGAACTGGGACGGCAAAAGGGGCCTCGCTGGTCGGTCGGGTTTGCGCTCGAAGCTCAAGATCCTCACCGGCGGGCTGTCGAGAAACTGCACAAGAAAAATTGCGACGCGATCGTGCTCAACCGCACGACGGCCATCGGAGCGGACGACAATTCCATCGAATTGATCGATTCCACTGATACAACCGTCGCAAAATGGACGGGCAGAAAAATCGACATCGCTCACCGCCTGATCGCATGGATCGCCGCCACTCTTGCTGACTGAGCGGACGGCTCAGTGCCGGAGCCTCTTACCCAATCGCTGCTGTCGGTCAGGACGTTGCTCGAATACCACACCGTATGTTGCGTTTTGGCAACATGCGGCAGTTGGTGTGATAGGCTTTCCATGAGTGGACATGCGCCTCCATTTTCAGGGGGACGCGAATTGTCCATGGCTCGTGATGTTGGCGAATTCACAATGTCCCGGCGGAATTGCCGCAGGTGACGTTTACTTTCGATCCTACAGAACAAACGAAGCGTCCGATGAATTTTTCACGATTGAGAACCGACCTGACGGCCCTGGTGATGCTAGCGGCCACTGTCTTTGCGGCACTCAGCCTCGTCAGCTATGACCCGGCCGATGCCCCGGGGCAGAACGTCTATCCGCCCCACGAACATGCCAGCAATATCTGTGGCATCGCGGGAGCCCATTTGGCCCATATGCTCTTTAGCGTCATGGGGCTGTCTGCTTATGTGCTGGTGGTCGGGTTGGTGGTGCTGGATGTGCGTTTGCTTGCGCGACGTCCTTTTTCGGATCCGTACGTCCGTGCGACAGGTTTTGGATTGATCCTGCTGTCTCTGTCGGTCACTTTTCGCACGATCAGCATTGGCTTGGGGAATGTTCCGGCCGTCGGGAGCGGTGGTTATTTGGGGGCATGGGGATACACGTTGTTGGACCGGCGGTTTTCCACGGGCGGGACAATGATCTTTGTGGCCACCGGGATGGCAGCCGGTTTAATCTTGGTCTGTGACGGGTTGATCCTGCGACTGGTGTCGCTGCTGAAATCGGGACCGGGCAAAGTTTGGGGCCGATTGAATCTCGTTTCCCGCTTCTCCAGCAGCAAGAAATTCGCAAATCGAATTGCCGAACCGTTTCGGCGTCGTGGAATGGAGACGGACGAGGATTGGGAAGAGCAGTTGGAAAACCATGCGGCGGCCACCGCCGTAGAGGACGAAGCGAGCGT from Symmachiella dynata encodes:
- a CDS encoding IS4 family transposase, encoding MFEGQMVFPQLLAFLPRRILDNCVRRYHGNKRVRALSCRDQFLAMMFAQLTARESLRDIEICLTAVQSKLFHAGFRGPIKRSTLADANRLRDWRIWQDLGLALIDRARQLYAADPLPSELQTAAYALDATVLNLSLTLFPWAPSQRDKAAIKLHTLLDLRGNIPCFLRISGTRTRDCAMLDEVPVEAGSLYVMDRDYNDYGRLHRLHQAGAFFLVRAKSNLTYRRQRSQTVDRTTGLRSDQIILLKDRRTFRKYPDRLRRITFFNAETRRRFVFIGNHFLLSAADLVELYWRRWDIELFFKWVKQHLRIKHFVGNTPNAVRTQIWIAVSTYVLVAILRRELRIERTMSEILQILSVTIFEKTPIKTVLNEIQFQSQVRQNHKQLSLFDL
- a CDS encoding phosphopantothenoylcysteine decarboxylase yields the protein MERLPLWAYYGRVDLKTSIAMKILITAGPTREYLDDVRFLSNASSGRMGYAIAQAAIDAGHEVVLVSGPVALPVPAGCELVSVEGTRDMYDACLARFAECDGVIAAAAVCDYGPRERTSGKRIKTGQSITIELVEMPDIIAELGRQKGPRWSVGFALEAQDPHRRAVEKLHKKNCDAIVLNRTTAIGADDNSIELIDSTDTTVAKWTGRKIDIAHRLIAWIAATLAD